In Chryseobacterium turcicum, a single window of DNA contains:
- a CDS encoding alpha/beta fold hydrolase, with amino-acid sequence MKYLKNAAVIMLFSSVSVFSQIKPLDAMLSNYQYPFEVHFKELNSQKQNLKMAYMDVKPQKPNGKTIMLLHGKNFNGAYWEKTAKDLSEKGFRVIIPDQIGFGKSSKPQNYQFSFAQLASNTKSILDELKIDKIIVLGHSMGGMVATRFTLMYPETVEKLILENPIGLEDYKVLAKYQTVDEAYQSELKNTAETYKNYQLKFYYDNQWKAEYQPWLDLIAGWTLHKDYPQVAWNAALTTDIIFNQPVVYEFKNIKTPTLLIIGTRDRTAIGKDRAPKEIQPTMGQYQELGKKTQQEITGSKLVELENVGHLPHIEVYDKFWNVLYDFVK; translated from the coding sequence ATGAAATATTTAAAAAATGCTGCGGTTATCATGTTGTTTTCATCTGTGTCTGTCTTTTCTCAGATAAAACCTTTAGATGCGATGCTTTCTAACTATCAATATCCTTTTGAAGTTCATTTTAAAGAGTTGAATTCTCAGAAGCAAAATCTAAAAATGGCATATATGGATGTGAAACCCCAAAAACCAAATGGGAAAACTATTATGCTGCTTCATGGGAAAAACTTCAACGGAGCCTATTGGGAAAAAACAGCTAAAGATTTGTCTGAAAAAGGATTTAGGGTGATTATTCCTGATCAGATTGGTTTTGGAAAATCTTCGAAACCTCAGAACTATCAGTTTTCATTTGCTCAGTTAGCAAGCAATACAAAATCTATTTTAGATGAACTTAAAATTGATAAAATTATCGTTTTGGGACATTCGATGGGAGGAATGGTTGCTACAAGATTTACTTTAATGTATCCTGAAACAGTAGAAAAATTAATTCTCGAAAACCCAATTGGATTAGAAGATTACAAAGTTTTGGCAAAGTATCAAACGGTAGATGAAGCATATCAGTCAGAATTAAAAAATACAGCCGAAACGTATAAAAATTATCAGCTTAAATTCTATTACGACAACCAATGGAAAGCTGAATATCAACCGTGGCTAGATCTCATCGCAGGTTGGACGCTGCATAAAGATTATCCTCAAGTTGCTTGGAATGCAGCATTGACAACTGATATTATCTTTAATCAACCAGTCGTTTATGAATTTAAAAATATAAAAACACCTACTTTATTGATTATCGGAACAAGAGACCGAACAGCGATTGGAAAGGACCGCGCTCCCAAAGAAATTCAACCAACAATGGGGCAGTATCAGGAATTGGGAAAGAAAACGCAACAAGAAATTACAGGTTCAAAACTTGTCGAGCTTGAAAATGTAGGGCATCTTCCTCACATTGAAGTCTACGACAAATTCTGGAATGTTTTGTATGATTTTGTAAAATAG
- a CDS encoding EamA family transporter — protein MKKKNILKGVLFVGFGASIYGMLATFVKMSYKDGFTTSEVTTAQFALGIVGLLILNFIQTITSKKKLSSPSRREVRMLVLAGTSLGCTSLFYYIAVQYIAVSIAIVLLMQSVWFSVVVESFITKKFPNAKKVVATIIVLLGTVLATNLINLEVKLDWHGVFWGLLAAASFTMTMFTSNTLATHLPVLRKSVIMLTGGSLVILVFLFFAQIGPLYSETLKSFYLNFTENTEHIRPFDYSIFWTYGFILALFGTVIPPILFNLGFPNTGLGLGSIISSLELPVSVTMAFVLLGEKVILIQWVGIVLILMAIVLMNLPSKKEKLIPEQIL, from the coding sequence ATGAAGAAGAAAAATATTTTAAAAGGAGTATTGTTTGTTGGTTTTGGGGCGAGTATTTACGGAATGCTTGCTACGTTCGTAAAAATGTCTTACAAAGATGGCTTCACCACTTCTGAGGTAACAACCGCTCAGTTTGCTTTAGGAATCGTAGGTCTTTTAATCCTGAATTTTATTCAGACGATTACGTCAAAAAAGAAATTATCATCACCGAGTCGCCGAGAAGTTAGAATGTTGGTTTTAGCAGGTACTTCTTTAGGCTGCACCAGCTTATTTTACTATATAGCCGTACAATATATTGCGGTATCTATTGCAATTGTGTTGTTAATGCAGTCGGTTTGGTTTAGTGTAGTGGTCGAAAGTTTTATTACTAAAAAGTTTCCGAATGCTAAAAAAGTGGTCGCAACTATCATTGTTTTGTTGGGAACCGTTTTAGCAACAAATCTGATTAATCTGGAAGTAAAATTAGACTGGCATGGTGTTTTTTGGGGATTATTAGCGGCAGCATCTTTTACGATGACCATGTTTACCTCAAATACTTTAGCAACTCATTTACCAGTACTTCGAAAAAGTGTCATCATGTTAACAGGAGGCTCTTTAGTTATTTTGGTATTTTTGTTTTTTGCCCAAATAGGACCTTTGTATTCTGAAACTCTAAAATCTTTTTATTTAAATTTTACCGAAAATACAGAGCATATAAGACCATTTGATTATTCAATTTTTTGGACTTACGGATTTATTTTAGCTTTATTCGGAACTGTTATTCCACCGATTTTATTCAATTTAGGTTTTCCAAATACAGGTTTAGGATTAGGAAGTATTATTTCTTCATTAGAACTTCCGGTATCTGTAACGATGGCGTTTGTTCTTTTGGGTGAAAAAGTTATTCTTATTCAATGGGTAGGAATTGTACTTATTTTAATGGCAATTGTTTTAATGAATTTACCTTCAAAAAAAGAAAAATTGATTCCTGAGCAGATTTTGTAG
- a CDS encoding T9SS-dependent M36 family metallopeptidase: MNCIFINKIKKINVKTLFAFFILFPYVVFSQQQKRLITNYILTKHAQDFKKSDLRDFQIDNIDSSESLKAEIVKVQQKFKGYPVYNAVGTAMIKNGEIVYFSDSFVKNYTISTSETATLNKEKALKNIASTLGKKEIENFQILDNSSSELTHQDFVKQRLIFTNVHDNLRLAYEFSFHEPNSANYWNILVDAHSGEIISKDNLNLSCNFHSDAYSGESVISNTAIANDFQKKTLFKSADDASYNIFPLPIEAPTFGNRSIVSNPWILASSPEGWHSTGAANYTITRGNNVFAYEDTANKNEPGFSPDGGANRNFDFSFSINGTPSLNRNAAITNLFYINNKVHDIFYQFGFTESARNFQQNNFGKGGNGNDYVLAESQDGGALNNANFTTPSDGNRPLMQMYLWSTVNRYVFYNAPLSAIPRIPQASPAQFGPQLNGVGVTGDIALALIINGCSVLPSGSLAGKIGLIERGGASGCTFALKVKNAQDAGAIAAIIYNNPTAINFPSSMGGADATITIPSVLITNDEGEFIKTQLNNSLAVNITLKSDPATATTPDGSFDNGIITHEYGHGISNRLTGDGYACLLKSQSKEQMGEGWSDFFALMLTNKPGDNANVPRSIGTYASGQSTTGAGLRPVKYSPNFSINNYTYGDTNGMEIEEDGEIVPDVHRIGFIWASMLWDLHWQYVAKYGYSSDVLANKTSGSARVLQLVTDALKLQACNPTFIDGRNAILTAEMFTTKGEDRCMIWKTFAKRGLGLNALPGNKMNINDQKEDFSIPKDCVDGNANIPIDKSLIAIYPNPAKDEFFIYLKDFTIGNLHLQIYDMSGKLILSENRSSQDSRIPVSTKNFENGVYVVKLQGIGVDTSSRIIVKK, encoded by the coding sequence ATGAATTGTATTTTTATTAATAAAATAAAAAAAATCAATGTAAAAACTCTATTTGCGTTTTTTATTTTGTTTCCATACGTTGTATTTTCTCAGCAACAGAAGCGGTTGATTACCAATTATATTCTTACAAAACATGCTCAGGATTTTAAAAAATCAGATTTAAGAGATTTTCAAATCGATAATATAGATTCATCTGAATCTTTAAAAGCAGAAATTGTAAAAGTTCAACAAAAATTTAAAGGATATCCTGTTTATAATGCGGTAGGAACGGCGATGATTAAAAATGGTGAAATTGTATATTTTTCAGATTCTTTTGTGAAAAACTATACTATTTCTACTTCAGAAACGGCGACTTTAAATAAAGAAAAAGCGCTTAAAAATATTGCTTCAACTTTAGGGAAAAAAGAAATTGAAAATTTTCAAATTTTAGATAATTCATCGTCAGAATTAACTCATCAAGATTTTGTAAAACAAAGATTGATATTTACTAACGTACATGATAATTTAAGACTTGCTTACGAGTTTTCTTTTCATGAACCCAATTCTGCAAACTATTGGAATATCTTGGTAGATGCCCATTCAGGTGAGATTATTTCAAAAGACAATTTGAATTTATCTTGTAATTTCCATTCAGATGCATATTCTGGAGAATCTGTGATTTCAAATACAGCAATAGCTAATGATTTTCAAAAAAAAACTTTATTTAAATCGGCTGATGATGCGAGTTACAATATTTTTCCTTTACCCATAGAAGCACCCACTTTTGGAAACCGTTCAATTGTTTCTAATCCATGGATTTTAGCTTCATCACCAGAAGGATGGCACTCTACAGGAGCAGCAAATTATACTATAACAAGAGGGAATAATGTCTTCGCTTATGAAGATACTGCAAACAAAAATGAACCAGGATTTTCTCCTGATGGAGGAGCGAATAGAAATTTTGATTTCTCTTTTTCGATTAACGGAACTCCTTCATTGAATCGAAACGCAGCGATTACCAACTTGTTTTATATTAACAATAAAGTACATGATATTTTTTATCAGTTCGGATTTACGGAATCTGCAAGAAATTTTCAGCAGAATAATTTCGGAAAAGGAGGAAATGGAAACGATTATGTTTTGGCTGAATCTCAAGATGGAGGCGCTTTAAATAATGCCAATTTTACAACACCCTCTGATGGTAACAGACCTTTGATGCAAATGTACCTTTGGTCGACGGTTAATAGATATGTTTTTTATAACGCTCCTTTATCAGCAATTCCGAGGATTCCTCAAGCGAGTCCGGCTCAATTTGGTCCACAACTCAATGGAGTTGGCGTGACTGGAGATATTGCTTTAGCTTTAATAATTAATGGTTGCTCTGTATTGCCTTCAGGGTCGTTAGCTGGAAAAATAGGGTTGATTGAAAGAGGTGGTGCTTCAGGTTGTACGTTTGCTTTGAAAGTAAAAAATGCCCAAGATGCCGGTGCTATTGCTGCAATTATTTATAACAATCCTACGGCTATTAATTTTCCATCTTCAATGGGCGGAGCAGATGCTACAATAACGATACCCTCAGTTCTTATTACTAATGACGAAGGAGAATTTATAAAAACTCAACTAAATAATTCTTTAGCTGTCAATATTACATTAAAAAGTGACCCGGCAACTGCGACTACACCAGATGGAAGTTTCGATAATGGTATTATTACCCACGAATATGGCCATGGAATTTCAAATAGGCTTACCGGAGATGGCTATGCCTGCCTTTTAAAATCTCAAAGTAAAGAGCAAATGGGTGAAGGCTGGTCAGATTTTTTTGCTTTAATGTTGACCAATAAACCTGGTGATAATGCCAATGTTCCGAGAAGTATTGGGACGTATGCAAGTGGACAGTCTACCACTGGAGCCGGATTAAGACCTGTAAAATATTCGCCCAATTTTTCTATTAATAATTATACTTACGGAGATACCAACGGGATGGAGATTGAGGAAGATGGCGAAATTGTTCCCGATGTACATCGTATAGGTTTTATTTGGGCATCGATGCTTTGGGATCTTCATTGGCAATATGTTGCGAAATATGGTTATTCTTCAGATGTTTTAGCTAATAAAACTAGTGGAAGTGCCCGTGTTTTGCAACTTGTAACCGATGCGCTGAAATTACAGGCGTGTAATCCTACATTTATCGATGGTAGAAATGCAATATTAACTGCTGAAATGTTTACCACTAAAGGAGAAGACCGATGCATGATCTGGAAGACTTTTGCTAAAAGAGGATTAGGTTTAAATGCTTTACCGGGAAATAAAATGAATATCAATGATCAAAAAGAAGACTTTTCAATTCCTAAAGATTGTGTTGATGGCAATGCAAATATTCCTATTGATAAGAGCTTGATCGCGATTTATCCTAATCCTGCAAAAGATGAGTTTTTTATTTATTTAAAAGATTTTACCATCGGGAATCTTCACCTGCAGATTTATGATATGTCGGGAAAATTAATTCTTTCAGAAAACAGATCGTCACAAGATTCCAGAATTCCTGTTTCTACAAAAAATTTCGAAAATGGAGTATATGTTGTAAAACTACAAGGAATAGGAGTTGACACGAGTTCAAGAATAATTGTAAAGAAATAA